Genomic segment of Desulfofalx alkaliphila DSM 12257:
AGGGGTGGGGTTGTTATTATTGGCTAAATGGGGTGTGATATTTTGATTTATTGGGTCGTTTTCTTCAAATTCCGGAACCTCTTCATTGTCAAGGGTTTGGGTATTTTCAGCGGTCTCGGTGGGTTTATCCTTTATATTTAGTGGTTTTGTGTCAGTAACAGGTGCCGGGCTAGGTTTAGCGTCAGGCATTCCTCTGAATCTGTCATCTTTAGAGATCAACTTAACTAAATCAACAACAAATGCCGGTGTATGTGCTGTTCGGTTGTAAAGATGATCGAGGAATTCGGAGAAATCTTGGTACATATCAATTCTTCCCTCCGTTCCTAATTTAATTTTGATTTTGAATGATAGACAATAGTTAACAGTGCAACTAATTAATAGTATTCTAACTTTTTACAGAATGTTAAAGAAAAAGCACAAAAATCGTGCTAATTAAGCTGCAAACATGGTGTTAAATATTTCCAAGCGGGGTCGTTTAGGTGAGTATCTTGGTAAGCATTAATTTGGCATTAGCGGGGTTATGAAAATGGTGTTAAAAGGAATATCGCGAAAATTGTAGAATTATATACTTAATAACAATTAAGAAGGGAGAAGTCAGCTTGCAACAGATAAAGAAAATTTGCTTATTATTTACTGCCTGCATATTAGCAATGTCAGTAATTATTTCTGGGTGCGGAAGTAAGGATGAGGACAAGGCAGAAGAAACAACAGTTTTAACAAAAGAGAAAGCCTTTGAGGTGCTGCTAAAAAACCATTTTGGCTTGGAACCTGATGAAGAGACCGTTAAACAGGGATATATTAGTGTAAATGATGAGTACTCAATACATGGCTTGGATGATGTAACCATTTGCGGTGTAAAATTTTATCGGTTTGAGCAAGTATCTTTAGGTGCCACAGGGGCAGCCTCAACTTATTTAGTTTCTAAAAACACTGCCGCAATTTATGGTGATGGTTCCTATGACTTTTTAGAGGAGTTTGACTTAGATAGCCTGCCATATCATTTAGTTGGCAATACTAAGATTTATGAGCTGGAATATCTTTACCCTGATCACTCCTATAATAGTTATATTAATGGTGAAACAGGTGTTTTTTATGATGATTTGGATGTTGCAATGGGCGATGTTATTAACGAGCTGGCCGACAGCGATGTACTGGTAGATTTAATAGGAAAAGATATTAGTTATGCTGAAAATATTACAGGGCAAAAGGCTATCATAGAATTGGTAGAAGCAGAATTTGCCTTACCGGGCGAGGATGCCTACGACGAGTTTACCGTTATTGAATGTAACAACTATAAAGTTTATACATATTTTGATAATGAAGTAAGTTACATTTTATTAGAGAAAGGGGCAGAGGTATTAGGAGTAAGTGTTGGGATGACAATTCCTGAAATCAAGGCTGTATTAGGAACTCCTCATCATGAAGGAAATGATGATTGGGCAGGCCTATATGAAATGTATTATCTGATAAATGATAAGAGGGTTGGCTTTTATGCTGAAACAAGCGAAAGTGCCACTGTCAGCGGGTATGTAGCCGGCCCATAAGATAAACTGGATCAATAAATGCCGGATGGCAGCTATGAGAATAACGGGGTGGAAGAGTATTGTATCCACCCCGTTAATGGTCTATTATCCTTATTTATCCAGCATTAAAATTATATTGTCGCCCTGTTCTTCCACTGTAACTTTCCAACCCAGGCTTTCTGCTGCCCGGGTTACATTTTCTTTGGCCGCATTATTATCCACCACTACCTGAACACTGCCGGATGTTATTTGACTTAATAATTGACGGGTCAGTATCACCGGTTCAGGACACGATAGACCCCGAGCGTCCACTGTCTTTTGCATTTATATTACCTCCCATAGCTTTACTTCCTTTTAAGCCAATAGCCCCAATTGCCAGCACCACTATTAGACCAATAATTACTGCAATTTGACCTTCACCGGAAACCCCTGCTGGGCTGGCGGCCAACCCGTAATTGTGGGCAAAGGCTGCACCGACCAGAAGGCCCAATACAGTGATAACAGAGTCGGTATTACCTTCGCTGGCCGATATAATTTGCCGCAGGGGGCAGCCGCCTAGTAATATGGCAGCTAAACCGGCCAGGGTCATACCCAGGAAGTTCCATAGGCCGTCATTGTGAGCAATGGGTTGGTTTTCAAATCCTAAATTAAAGTTACCGGCTATCAAGTTGCCGATGGTGGCAATCACCAGCATGGCGATAAAGCCTGACAGCAGGTGAAAGTCCCGGAAAAAGATTAAGTCGCGGATTCCACCGACCATACATAGACGGGAGCGCTGGGCTAACACACCCACCACTAAACCTGCAGCTAAAGACAGCACCA
This window contains:
- a CDS encoding sulfurtransferase TusA family protein encodes the protein MQKTVDARGLSCPEPVILTRQLLSQITSGSVQVVVDNNAAKENVTRAAESLGWKVTVEEQGDNIILMLDK